GGTATCTGTGCACTGTCATAGCTTTTACATTTTTTAGTAAAGTTGAAGTTTGTAACCAGGTAATTATTAAAAGCCATTCAGGTAAATTGCATGCCTTTTTTCCTATGGAGCAGTTGGTTTTCTCATGCTGTTTTTGTTGAGAGAATGAAATCATTGTAATGGTCATTATCTATGtacttttgtttccttttcagtgctcggtGGTATTCTATGGAGATGGCTGGCATTGTCTGTCATACCGGAGCAAACATTATCAGACAAGCCAGGGAAATTGTGGAGCAGATTGGGTAATTGGATATGGATATTTTTCGTTCTTTCTCCAATGCTTGACGCATTGATGCAAGTCTAAgcttatttaatattttacagACGGCCCCTTGAACTGGATACTGATGGAATTTGGTGTGTTCTGCCAGCAAGCTTCCCTGAAAACTTTCAGGTAACTTGTTTTCTAGAGCAAGATAGGTGATGAAAATTGCTGAAATACCAAATCTTAGGTTGCTTGGTTGAACCAGTCCTTGATAAATGTTACGTTTTGAACAAGTTAGCCCTATTGGGAGTACAAGGAACTCCTTTGTGAAAAATAACTGGTTTGATCTGCAAGTGAACATTATCTTTCAACGATGCTCATTTGTTTTTCTCAGATCACAACAACAAATCCAAAGAAAAGCAGAATTACTATTTCTTATCCTGGAGCGATGTTAAATATCATGGTTAAGGTATTTGAATGTACTGCTTGCAGGCTTTTCCCAGGTGTATCCTATTTTCTGTATTTTTACATGTGCCTGTGACAATTCTGCCCTTGCAATGGATTATTAATTGTTTGTCTTATATTCACTGTATTAATGTCATCTGTGAATTAAATACTTGCAGTGTTATTTCTAATTAACAGAACAGCTACACAAATGACCAGTATCATGAACTTACAGACCCTGAAAACTTGACATATGAAATTCGGAGTGAGAACTCAATCTTTTTTGAGGTGAGTTTTCCTTGTCTTTTGTATCTTGTTTaagctttgtttttatttgagtATGTTATTGCATTGAACCTACTTAGGTTGATGGTCCTTACAAAGCAATGATTCTTCCAGCTTCAAAGGAGGAAGGAAAGAAACTAAAGAAGAGGTGTGAATAACCATTATTAAACTTGAGGTTATTTTTGAGTTTCAAACCAAAGTTATATCCTCTTGATTTATTCTTTGATTAGAGGATAGGTGTCATACAGCAAATGAGATGATTGGTAAAGCTGGCAATTGCCAAGAGGTAACCATGGTGACCTAGTCACAGGTTGACCTTGGCAACTGTCACACTGTCTTCACTGTGAGTGAACTCATACTAAGCATGTCTTGCCTTCAGGACAGGATAGGTTGGGCAATGGTTTGTGCAAACAATAGTAATGTCAGTCACTACTGACCACCAACCCTTTCCAAGTttagatgatttccgcacaacattcgagcaataatggcacaAATTAAGTTAcccaaaaaccctcttagcatggtaatattttgaataatgaatattttgaTAATGTTTGCTCCTGTATGACAGACAATGCCAGCCATCTCCATAGAATGTCACCGAGCTCTGAAAAGGAGACAAAAGTACATATATAATGACCATTACAATGATTTCattcatggtggaaatttgacttttatcaacttgtttgatactaaattttagtgtttcacttcctcactgacactgcaccacagtttctttagaaacaaacCTTTCATTCACATGATGACTGTGCTTGCTTGACTGTTTTATTTATCAGGTATGCAGTGTTTAATGATGATGGCTCTCTTGCTGAGTTGAAGGGATTTGAAGTCAAGCGGCGTGGTGAGCTCCAGTTGGTGAAGATTTTTCAGTCTTCTGTATTTGAAGCTTTTCTTCAAGGTTCTGCTCTGGAAGAGGTGTATGCAGCTGTTGCAAGGGTGGCCAACTATTGGCTAGATGTCCTTTTTAGTAAGGTTTGTAGCTTTGTGGAAAGAAAAATTCTCATTATAGCCATGTATGACAAAGTGCAGTATCTGTAGAGCTCTCCAAGCTTAAGCTTAATGATGGGATTATATGAGTCCTAAATGCTGTATGACCCATGAGGGACCTCAGACAGTTTGGCACTGCAGGAAAAAAGGATTACAGAGTTAATTTAGCAGTTCTTTAATATACTAGTAGTAAActcttttattaaaaacatcatacattacagtcataggactgaatttcgtataatataaaaaatttacaatataacaaaTGCCTAGTTACAATTGTGttaaaagattatttacatcgcatggctaataataaaagagttcataaagcggtcggtgcgacaaactggagtattaaaacgtctcttatttctcaaacgccGAGCGTAAGAACTATCCATTTGAGGTAATAAATTAGCCAGTTTGTGGtgttcattacttacaatgtcttcaaataattttatagaTAATGACTCATGTCTCTCCGAAAGTGTTGGAATTCCAGCCTTATTCAACGCCTCACAATACgataaattaggaaagattattcGCATGGCGCGCCTCTGAATACGTTCGATGTCATCAGACAAATATTTCGGGAGACTACGATGGAATAGCTGACATGAGAATACTAGAACTGATCTGATTACACTATAATAAAAAGCTAGCAGGTCATCGGAACTTATGCCAGCTCTCTTTAGatgaggctaaatataatttaggcaaagttaaaaccaagccaatgcagcggtgttgcctgggatacttggggggttccagggaggtttgcaggggcattgccatgtgctttggcttgagttgccttttcgcttgcttgcttctttTGGGCCCCGGGAAATTTGATTATTCTTTGGTTCCCACGCTTATTTCCTTCAGAAGGACAGCGCTACCTCGTGCTTTCTCCGCTCTTAGTGGGTTTATGCCTCCGAAACGCACAACTCGCAACAGTTTGAGCACTTATTTTGACATGGCCTCTGATCCAGCAAACTCGGATCTTTCTCCTGTTAGTCCAGGGCTTCCAGCGTCAAGTTCTTCTTCAGCAGGCTCAGTTAATTTCGTGGTCAGTTCATCTTCTGCCTCTGGTTTGTCGTTGGATAGTTTAACTGCTTCAATCGTCAACGCAATTCGCCCACTCCTCAGCTCTGGACGCCCAAGTGATCAGTCTGGGGCTTTATCTTTGCCGGCTGCTGCGCCTCCGGCGGCTTCATCCAGTTTTTCTTTGCCGGGCCCCAGCTTGTCAGTGGCCTCTACTAGTCCTAGCGCACAATTACCAGCCGCTTCTAGCTCAGGTAGGCCTGTTTTGGTTCCGTCTTTTGTTAATACATTTGCCGTGCCAACAATGTCGTCGCTTAGTTTGCCCGCCAGCTCGCTTGCACCATGTGCTCCATCTTTTTCCCTGGGTTTGTCAGCCCCATTAGTTTCGCCATCCCTTCAGCAGCCATTCATCGTTGGGCCCGGATTCTCACCGGTTCCTTACAAAATAGTCTCACAGATCGTCGCTGGGAAGTTTATCGATCTCGCCGAACTTCTCTCTGTCAATTTGAGGGAAAGTGAGGCTGAACCTCAGCTGCTTTTCGACGGTAGAATCGTCTTGTCTTCTACCAAGCGTCCCAAGCGTAAAATCGACGATATCTTAGCCTGGTCGGAAGCCTTTTCCATCTTTTCGCTAATACTTGCGACTCATTTTCCTTCGAGATGGCGCGACTTAACACTTTATAAACTCTTGATTTTGCGCACGTACCGCCAATTTCAAGGCAACGCCTGGCTGGCTTACGACAGAGCCTTTCGCGAACACGCGGCCGCCGCCAGACTCACAGATTGGTCCAGCATCAATGTCCAGCTGTTTAATTTTCATGCCGCCGGCTCTAGCGTTCGACGTTCCTTTACCGAACCTACGGGGAGTTCCTCTGCAGTGGTTTGCAAGTCGTGGAACAACGGTTTTTGTGTGGCGCCCTCTCGCACGTGCCGCTTCGCGCATCGTTGCTCAGTTTGCTCATCCAACCATCGGGCCTTAGAGTGCTCGCAGCGCAAGCGGACTCCGACCAGATCCCCAAGCCCGGATGGCAAGAAACGAAAACGACACTAGGGTTGCTTAATTTGCGTCAACTCTACAATTACGTTCGGTTTATGTGATCCGTTGTTGTTGCAGACAGTGATTTGCCTTGAACGTATTTGCTACCTTTGCGTTGTGTGTTACCCAATACATTTAGTACTGTTTAGATTTCCTTCTCATTACTTTCCTGCTCATTTCATTAGAATTTAGCATATGTTCGGTTCACAAGGGTTATCCTTTTTCAAACTCGTGTTTTGTATTTCAGGTATGTCTAGGCTCTTCTTCTAGCTTTGTTCTCGTGTTCCCTGGTGCTATTGATTTAGTTCCATCCACGTCAGGGTATTTTCTTCTTAGTTTTTCCTACATGTGTTACAGTACTTATTAGCGTTGTGCTTACGTTTGAGCAATTCATTTATTAAAGGTTCATTTCCCTCTCCCTTTCTCTTGCAGTACCTGTGAACTTGCCTCCAGTGTCCCAGGTTTCTCCTCTTAACGTTAACATGTTTGCCCTAGAGCTTGCGCACCACCCCGACCAGGCCTTGGTGTCTGAGGTCCTTCAGGGTCTTTCACAAGGTTTTCATTTAGGCTTCACCCCTGGTACTAAACTGCGTTCTTCGAAAAAGAACAAGGCCTCTGCTTACCAACATCCTGACATCATTGATGCGTATTTATCAAATGAAATTCGTTTAGGGCGGGTAGCTGGTCCCTTCCTTCTCCCTCCCATTTCTAATTTGCATGTTAGCAGTTTTGGAGTCATACCTAAAAAGGGCCAACCTAATAAATGGCGTCTTATCCTGGACTTGTCATCTCCTTTTGGGGCTAGTGTTAATGAAGGAATCAATCCTGAGGATTTCCCACTTCAGTACATACAAGTTGATGACATCATCAGAATGGTCTGGAAATTTGGAAAAGGGGCTCTCATGGCTAAGTTTGATGTTGAGTCAGCCTACCGCAACATTGCGGTACACCCATGTGACCGGTACCTTCTGGGCATGAAATGGCGCTCAAGGTATTACGTGGACCTAGCCCTTCCGTTTGGTCTGCGGTCTGCCCCATATATATTCAATTCGGTAGCAGATCTCGTTGAGTGGATTCTTCGTCATAACTATCAGATAACCGACCTGTTGCATTACCTTGATGACTACATCACTGCTGGTCCTCCTAATTCCCCTCAATGTGAACAAAATTTGGCTATTGCTTCTTCAGTTTGTATGGAACTTGGCTTACCTCTTCACCCTGCAAAGAAGGTGGGTCCCACTTCTTGCATGGTTACCCTTGGCATTGAACTGGATTCTGTGAACCAACTGGCTCGTCTACCTCAGGAAAAATTGGATTCTCTCCTCAATCTTCTTCATCAGTGGTCTTCAAATCGATGGTGTTCCAAACGACAACTGCAATCTCTTATTGGCCACCTGCACCATGCAGCGAAAGTGGTTTGGCCTGGGCGAGGCTTTATTCGCCGCATGATTTATCTGCTCCGTCATTTTCGACGAGAGGACCATCCAATCCGCATCAGCGCTGAATTTAAGAAAGACTTGCGGTGGtggctccagtatttggcttCTTGGAACGGTGTTTACTTCTGGGTTTACCCAGGCCTCTCTCCCCCAATTAACCTGGAGATGTCCAGTGATGCCTCTGGTTCTCTAGGGTTTGGTGCGATCTTTGGCTCACACTGGCTGTATGGCAAATGGCCGTCAGTGCTTCAGTCCTCTTCTATCGAGTACAAGGAACTTTTTCCTATAGTTGTTTCAGCTCACATCTGGGGTCCTTCATGGTTTAGACAAGTTGTGCTTTTCCGCTGCGATAATGAATCTGTGGTACATATTTTGAACTCTCGTACTTCTACAGCTCCCGACGTGATGCATCTGCTCCGCGCCCTTCTGATGAAGGCTGCTAcgcataatttcttttttactgCTCAGCACATTGCTGGTTCTGATAACAAGATCCCTGACGCCTTATCTCGTTTTAATTGGCAGGCCTTTCATCGGCTGGCCCCCCATGCCGACCGCCAACCTACAGTCATCCCTCCTCACTTGTGGGACACATTAATTTATCCAGCTTAGAAAAGGACTGCTTTGCTCTGATGTCCCAGGGATTGGCTTCCTCTACACACCGCACTTACAAATCTGCTCAGCTTCGTTTTGTCAACTTCTGTTCTCAAGCTGGACGGCTTCACCCTAGTGGTTCGCCCTGTCCTGCGAGCGAGTGGACTCTTTGCCTGTTTGCAACCCATCTCTCCTCCTCACTTTGTTCATCGTCCATCAAGATTTATTTATCTGCTGTTCGTTCCATGCACATTGATCTTGGTCTTCCGGACCCTCTGGTTGACTGCCTGCAGTTGCAACGTGTCCTGCGCGGGATAAAGCGGACTCAAGGCTCAACAGGTTCTTCACGCCTTCCTATTACAGACCACCACATGCTCATTATATACAAGTCCCTCTGCTTGTCCAACCACGATCACTTGATGTTCTGGGCTGCCTCTACCCTTGCCTACTTTGGGTTTCTCCGCTCCTCTGAATTTACAGTTTCGTCCTTGTCAGCCTTCGATCCCCTCGTCCATCTATCGATCAGCGACATTGCTGTGGATTCTCATGTTTCACCTTCCTGCCTGCAACTTAACATCAAGGCTTCCAAGACTGACCCTTTTCGGAAGGGCTGCTGCCTCTACATTGGCATGGGTCGTCCTCCGCTCTGTGCATTATCTGCCCTCATACAGTATTTACCTCTCCGAGGCCAGTCGCCTGGTCCTTTGTTTCTCCTTTCATCTGGCCAACCTCTCTCTCGTGCCCTTTTGACACGTTGGCTTAAAGATATTTTCGCAGCTGCAGGTATAGAGGGGTCCTTTTCGAGTCATAGCTTCAGGATCGGTGCTGCAACGGTTGCTGCTCGCTCTGGCATTCCCGATCATCTTATACAGGCCATGGGGCGTTGGAATAGTGATGCCTATAAACTGTATATTAGGACCCCTGCAGAGGTTCTCGCTCAAGCAACCTCCATGCTGTCACAATAACTGGTAGTTGGTAAGTTCTTTTCAGTCAGTTTGCATTCTGCTGTCTGTACTTGCTCATCAGCCTTGCACAGTATTCCCTGCGATTTGACACTGCTTAAATAAGCGATTATGGTGGCCATGGGAAAGCCAATAATTTAGCTGCCCTTCAGTTGGTAAGTTGACCTGATTGGTCAGTGACTGTCATTTGCGTTGCGTTGTTGCTCTCCTGCCGCGGGTAAGTATGGAGTCTGGTCGCACTTGCCGAAGTGGTGCTGCTTCTAGCTCTGCCACTCACCCTGCTGGTTGGCAGGTTCGCAGTTCAGCCTCTTGCGGTTCCTACCCATCCACTGGCTCCTGGATGTTTGCAGTTGCTTGTCATTTGTTTTGCGTTGGGCGTTTTGCATACTGCCCTTGCAATTGCTACTGCCTATAGCGGTCTGTGCTTCTGCCCCCACTCAGCCTGCAGGGGTTGCGGGGTACTGGTGCTtggggtgttttttttttggggtaAGGACGGTCCCATGGCCTCTGGTCCACAGTCCCTCCTTTCTCCAAGCACCCGCTTGCTTGGTGATTACCCTTGGGAGGTGGACTGTGGCTCggttgccatggtgacctcCTTGCTGCTGAGGAGAGTGCTGTCTCCTCCATTGCTACCTTTACGGCACCTACCCTCCAAAATATTGGCGTGGTGTTTTAAatgaggctaaatataatttaggcaaagttaaaaccaagccaatgcagcggtgttgcctgggatacttggggggttccagggaggtttgcaggggcattgccatgtgctttggcttgagttgccttttcgcttgcttgcttctttaccctccctccctcccataTTTT
Above is a genomic segment from Acropora muricata isolate sample 2 chromosome 1, ASM3666990v1, whole genome shotgun sequence containing:
- the LOC136929007 gene encoding uncharacterized protein; translated protein: MQRCCLGYLGGSREVCRGIAMCFGLSCLFACLLLLGPGKFDYSLVPTLISFRRTALPRAFSALSGFMPPKRTTRNSLSTYFDMASDPANSDLSPVSPGLPASSSSSAGSVNFVVSSSSASGLSLDSLTASIVNAIRPLLSSGRPSDQSGALSLPAAAPPAASSSFSLPGPSLSVASTSPSAQLPAASSSVPVNLPPVSQVSPLNVNMFALELAHHPDQALVSEVLQGLSQGFHLGFTPGTKLRSSKKNKASAYQHPDIIDAYLSNEIRLGRVAGPFLLPPISNLHVSSFGVIPKKGQPNKWRLILDLSSPFGASVNEGINPEDFPLQYIQVDDIIRMVWKFGKGALMAKFDVESAYRNIAVHPCDRYLLGMKWRSRYYVDLALPFGLRSAPYIFNSVADLVEWILRHNYQITDLLHYLDDYITAGPPNSPQCEQNLAIASSVCMELGLPLHPAKKVGPTSCMVTLGIELDSVNQLARLPQEKLDSLLNLLHQWSSNRWCSKRQLQSLIGHLHHAAKVVWPGRGFIRRMIYLLRHFRREDHPIRISAEFKKDLRWWLQYLASWNGVYFWVYPGLSPPINLEMSSDASGSLGFGAIFGSHWLYGKWPSVLQSSSIEYKELFPIVVSAHIWGPSWGLSSAGPPCRPPTYSHPSSLVGHINLSSLEKDCFALMSQGLASSTHRTYKSAQLRFVNFCSQAGRLHPSGSPCPASEWTLCLFATHLSSSLCSSSIKIYLSAVRSMHIDLGLPDPLVDCLQLQRVLRGIKRTQGSTGSSRLPITDHHMLIIYKSLCLSNHDHLMFWAASTLAYFGFLRSSEFTVSSLSAFDPLVHLSISDIAVDSHVSPSCLQLNIKASKTDPFRKGCCLYIGMGRPPLCALSALIQYLPLRGQSPGPLFLLSSGQPLSRALLTRWLKDIFAAAGIEGSFSSHSFRIGAATVAARSGIPDHLIQAMGRWNSDAYKLYIRTPAEVLAQATSMLSQ